In Chlamydiota bacterium, a single genomic region encodes these proteins:
- the pgk/tpi_2 gene encoding Bifunctional PGK/TIM, with protein sequence MQKLSVEDLELFHKTVLVRVDYNVPLTDEGILDDMRIKETLPTIKYLIESQAKVILISHMGRPEGKKDLSLSLGVCATRLTELLEKDVKFVGDCIGEKVQEIVGEMEPKDVLLLENLRFYEAEEFPEKDPHFAIELASFAELYVNDAFGVSHRKHASVYEVPKLFKQAAAGFLLQKEIEFLSNKLLHPKRSFVAILGGAKVSTKVGVIKALLEKIDALMIGGAMAYTFLKALGKTVGDSFVEEKFVKAAKEILDLAKTRNIEVYLPIDFLVRKTGTQMVKEEEEIEEGFEGMSIGSKTVEMWSEKLGKAKTIFWNGPLGVFEEQEFSKPTFQIAKTIAKSKAISIAGGGDVVAAINLAGCANGFDHLSTGGGASLEFIEKGTLVGIEVLTDINKFF encoded by the coding sequence ATGCAAAAACTGAGTGTTGAAGATCTCGAACTTTTCCACAAAACAGTGCTTGTGCGTGTCGATTACAATGTTCCTTTGACAGATGAAGGGATATTGGATGATATGCGTATCAAAGAAACCCTGCCCACTATTAAATATTTAATTGAAAGCCAAGCAAAAGTGATTTTAATCAGTCATATGGGACGTCCGGAGGGTAAAAAGGACTTAAGTTTGTCGCTGGGTGTGTGTGCGACGCGTTTAACTGAGCTTTTGGAAAAGGATGTTAAATTTGTAGGAGATTGCATCGGAGAAAAGGTGCAAGAGATTGTGGGTGAAATGGAACCAAAAGATGTGCTTCTTTTGGAAAATTTGCGCTTTTATGAGGCAGAAGAATTCCCGGAAAAAGATCCCCATTTTGCTATCGAATTGGCAAGTTTTGCGGAACTTTACGTCAATGATGCTTTTGGAGTTTCTCACAGAAAGCATGCATCTGTTTATGAAGTGCCAAAATTATTCAAACAAGCAGCAGCAGGTTTTTTATTACAAAAAGAAATTGAATTTTTATCAAATAAACTTTTACATCCAAAAAGGTCGTTTGTGGCAATTTTGGGAGGGGCTAAAGTTTCGACAAAAGTGGGGGTCATCAAAGCGCTATTGGAAAAAATAGATGCGCTGATGATTGGAGGGGCTATGGCTTATACCTTTTTGAAAGCACTTGGAAAAACAGTCGGAGATTCGTTTGTAGAAGAGAAATTTGTAAAAGCTGCAAAAGAAATTTTAGATCTGGCAAAAACACGTAATATTGAGGTGTATTTGCCAATAGATTTCCTTGTGCGTAAAACGGGCACGCAAATGGTCAAGGAAGAAGAAGAGATTGAAGAAGGGTTTGAAGGTATGAGCATTGGATCAAAGACGGTCGAAATGTGGTCTGAAAAACTTGGGAAAGCCAAAACTATTTTTTGGAATGGGCCTTTGGGTGTATTTGAGGAACAAGAATTTTCCAAGCCCACATTCCAAATTGCAAAAACCATTGCAAAAAGTAAGGCCATTTCCATTGCTGGTGGAGGAGATGTCGTTGCAGCCATCAACCTTGCTGGTTGCGCTAATGGATTTGATCATCTATCCACTGGAGGAGGCGCCAGTTTGGAATTTATTGAAAAAGGCACGCTCGTTGGCATTGAGGTGTTAACAGATATTAACAAATTTTTTTAA